A genomic segment from Alkalilimnicola ehrlichii MLHE-1 encodes:
- the argJ gene encoding bifunctional glutamate N-acetyltransferase/amino-acid acetyltransferase ArgJ, with protein sequence MSEPQPLPVPGVRLGTAQAGIKRVGQRDLVVMELAAGSRCAAVFTRNRFCAAPVHVAREHLAAGSPRWLLINTGNANAGTGEAGMRDARACCQALAQQVGVAPEAVLPFSTGVIGEPLPVDRIVAGLPDAVAALSEAGWQEAGWGILTTDTRPKLASATVQLAGGAVTLTGMAKGSGMIRPNMATMLAFVATDADIPQATLQGLLGEAVAQSFNRVTVDGDTSTNDACTLVATGHSGVALAGEGDRERLASALTDLCVTLARAIARDGEGATRLINVVVEGAQAVAEAERVAFTVAESPLVKTALFAADPNWGRILAAVGRAGIDDLDVAGVTIDLDDYRIAEQGGRAAGYDEAEASRRIQGSEVTIRIGLGRGAAAATVWTCDFSYDYVRINAEYRT encoded by the coding sequence ATGAGCGAACCGCAGCCGCTTCCCGTGCCCGGTGTACGGCTCGGCACGGCCCAGGCGGGTATCAAGCGGGTCGGGCAACGGGACTTGGTGGTCATGGAACTGGCCGCCGGCAGCCGCTGCGCCGCGGTCTTTACCCGCAACCGCTTCTGCGCCGCACCGGTGCACGTGGCGCGCGAGCACCTGGCCGCCGGTAGCCCCCGCTGGCTGCTGATCAATACCGGCAACGCCAACGCCGGCACCGGCGAGGCCGGGATGCGCGACGCCCGCGCCTGCTGCCAGGCCCTGGCCCAGCAGGTGGGCGTGGCGCCCGAGGCGGTCCTGCCCTTCTCCACCGGTGTCATCGGTGAGCCGTTGCCGGTGGACCGCATCGTCGCCGGGCTGCCGGACGCGGTGGCGGCCCTGAGTGAGGCGGGCTGGCAGGAGGCCGGTTGGGGCATTCTCACCACCGACACCCGGCCCAAGCTGGCCTCAGCCACGGTCCAGCTGGCGGGCGGGGCGGTGACGCTGACCGGCATGGCCAAGGGCTCGGGCATGATCCGGCCCAACATGGCCACCATGCTGGCCTTCGTGGCCACCGACGCCGACATCCCGCAGGCCACCCTGCAAGGGTTGCTGGGCGAGGCGGTCGCCCAATCCTTCAACCGGGTGACGGTGGACGGCGACACCTCCACCAACGATGCCTGTACGCTGGTGGCCACCGGCCACTCCGGTGTGGCGCTTGCCGGCGAGGGGGACCGTGAGCGGTTGGCCTCCGCCCTGACCGACCTCTGCGTCACCCTGGCACGGGCGATCGCCCGCGACGGCGAGGGCGCCACCCGGCTGATCAATGTCGTCGTGGAGGGCGCGCAGGCGGTCGCCGAGGCCGAGCGGGTGGCCTTCACCGTGGCCGAGTCGCCCCTGGTGAAGACGGCCCTGTTCGCCGCCGACCCCAACTGGGGGCGCATCCTGGCCGCGGTGGGCAGGGCGGGCATCGATGATCTGGACGTCGCCGGCGTGACCATCGACCTGGACGATTACCGGATCGCCGAACAGGGGGGACGGGCCGCCGGGTACGATGAGGCCGAGGCCTCCCGCCGCATCCAGGGCTCGGAGGTGACCATCCGCATCGGCCTGGGGCGGGGCGCGGCCGCCGCCACCGTCTGGACCTGCGATTTCTCCTACGACTACGTGCGCATCAACGCGGAGTACCGTACCTGA